Proteins encoded by one window of Actinocorallia herbida:
- a CDS encoding CaiB/BaiF CoA transferase family protein, producing the protein MLPLAGVLVVAVEQAVAAPLCTRHLGDLGARVVKVENRAGGDFARAYDEVVNGMAAHFVWANRNKESLALDLKHPEGREALARLVAQADVVVQNLAPGAAARLGLDPAELRAKHPRLICVDISGYGKGGPYAQARAYDLLVQSEAGSCAITGTPEAPAKPGIPIADIGAGMYALSSILTALYVRERTGEGAAISVGLFDVVAEWMGFALNQARYGGFDVAPNGLSSPMVSPYGAYRTADGQTLVLGTTNDREWRRLAGHVLGRPDLAKDPRYTTNADRVALRPELDAVIAAWAATLPLAECRRLAEDAGLGHARLNTPTEVLAHPQLTDRDRWQTVDSPAGPVQVLLPPPQCDSWDWRLDAVPALGAHSAQILADLGYPPADVARLVADGVAGPAD; encoded by the coding sequence ATGCTGCCACTCGCCGGTGTGCTGGTCGTGGCGGTGGAGCAGGCCGTCGCGGCCCCGCTGTGCACCCGTCACCTGGGCGACCTCGGAGCCCGGGTCGTCAAGGTGGAGAACCGCGCGGGCGGCGACTTCGCCCGCGCTTACGACGAGGTCGTCAACGGCATGGCCGCGCACTTCGTCTGGGCCAACCGCAACAAGGAGTCCCTCGCCCTCGACCTCAAGCACCCCGAAGGACGGGAGGCGCTGGCCCGGCTCGTCGCCCAGGCCGACGTGGTCGTGCAGAACCTCGCCCCCGGGGCGGCGGCCCGGCTCGGCCTGGACCCCGCGGAACTGCGCGCGAAGCACCCGCGCCTCATCTGCGTCGACATCTCCGGCTACGGCAAGGGCGGGCCCTATGCGCAGGCCCGCGCGTACGACCTGCTCGTGCAGTCCGAAGCGGGATCCTGCGCCATCACCGGGACCCCGGAGGCGCCCGCCAAGCCGGGCATCCCCATCGCCGACATAGGCGCCGGCATGTACGCGCTCTCCAGCATCCTCACCGCCTTGTACGTCCGGGAACGCACCGGAGAGGGCGCGGCCATCTCCGTCGGGCTCTTCGACGTCGTCGCCGAGTGGATGGGCTTCGCGCTCAACCAGGCCCGCTACGGCGGCTTCGACGTCGCGCCGAACGGCCTCAGCTCCCCGATGGTCTCCCCGTACGGCGCCTACCGCACCGCCGACGGCCAGACCCTCGTCCTCGGCACCACCAACGACCGGGAGTGGCGCCGCCTCGCCGGGCACGTGCTGGGCCGTCCCGACCTCGCTAAGGACCCCAGGTACACGACCAACGCCGACCGCGTCGCGCTGCGCCCCGAACTCGACGCCGTCATCGCCGCCTGGGCCGCGACCCTTCCGCTGGCCGAGTGCCGCCGCCTCGCCGAGGACGCGGGACTGGGCCACGCCCGCCTGAACACCCCCACCGAGGTCCTCGCCCACCCCCAGCTCACCGACCGCGACCGCTGGCAGACCGTGGACAGCCCCGCGGGCCCCGTCCAGGTCCTCCTCCCGCCGCCGCAGTGCGACTCCTGGGACTGGCGCCTCGACGCCGTCCCGGCCCTCGGCGCCCACTCCGCCCAGATCCTCGCCGACCTCGGCTACCCGCCCGCGGACGTCGCGCGCCTGGTCGCCGACGGGGTCGCGGGCCCCGCCGACTGA